In the genome of Dermacentor silvarum isolate Dsil-2018 chromosome 1, BIME_Dsil_1.4, whole genome shotgun sequence, one region contains:
- the LOC119441449 gene encoding carboxypeptidase D, with translation MLRLSLLALHVVVSWCALVAADDTEDLTYHSRQGRREAVQGLHEAFSNLTRLEIVGKVANSPVYVLVISRTPRRQFLVPRVHLLADFPAGSELLIKLASYLLHEYGRNEAVARVVNSSEIHILFWLEPATVNETPKDDCSADDHGRELEGFPDYFEEKSHKFTDQAHMPEQVQLVMQWLKRGSFVLGAHVRGGDGGIAVAYGFHNSAKDSPSEAPDEDVMRNLSISYANHNQQMKKGTPICPGGHLGGFPGGVINAAAWKRRPGLMQDYAYVREGTLTVDLALSCCRVPSEDTLRRLWMDNKHAIIHLLGQVQRAIRGYIKGPDGTHIPGAVLTIRERNVGFRSTDQGEFWRLLQPGSYTLIVSAKGYLPTAVTVNVPEYAQQEAPIAVVMRPSLYPARILPIDSYSTEKTIPEKRGGSADTASAVGVVAGYGLCVLVHALALCVVAACRGCSTSF, from the exons ATGTTGCGCTTGAGCTTGCTGGCGCTGCACGTCGTGGTCAGCTGGTGCGCGTTGGTCGCCGCCGACGACACAGAGGACCTGACCTACCACAGCAGGCAGGGTCGACGCGAGGCTGTGCAGGGCCTGCACGAGGCGTTCAGTAATCTCACCCGGCTCGAGATTGTGGGAAAAGTGGCGAACAGTCCCGTGTACGTGCTCGTCATCTCTCGGACACCACGGCGGCAGTTTTTAGTGCCGCGCGTGCACCTGCTGGCCGACTTCCCCGCTGGCAGCGAGCTGCTTATCAAGTTGGCGTCGTACCTTCTGCACGAATACGGCCGGAATGAGGCTGTAGCGCGCGTCGTCAACAGTAGTGAGATCCATATACTCTTCTGGCTCGAGCCGGCCACCGTCAACGAGACCCCCAAGGATGACTGCTCGGCTGATGACCATGGTCGTGAGCTGGAAGGCTTCCCGGACTACTTCGAAGAGAAGTCGCACAAGTTCACCGACCAGGCCCACATGCCCGAGCAGGTGCAGCTGGTGATGCAGTGGCTTAAACGGGGCAGCTTTGTGCTGGGCGCGCACGTACGCGGCGGCGACGGTGGTATCGCCGTGGCGTATGGCTTCCATAACAGCGCCAAGGATTCGCCCAGCGAGGCTCCCGACGAGGACGTGATGCGCAACCTCTCGATCAGCTATGCAAATCACAACCAGCAGATGAAAAAGGGCACACCGATCTGCCCCGGCGGTCACCTGGGGGGCTTTCCCGGCGGTGTCATCAACGCGGCAGCCTGGAAGAGGAGGCCCGGCCTGATGCAGGACTATGCTTACGTGCGTGAGGGTACCCTCACGGTGGACCTAGCACTGTCCTGCTGCAGGGTTCCCAGCGAGGACACGTTGCGGAGGCTGTGGATGGATAACAAGCACGCAATCATTCATCTGCTGGGACAAGTTCAGCGTGCCATCCGAGGTTACATCAAGGGTCCTGACGGCACTCACATACCAGGAGCCGTGCTGACGATCCGCGAACGGAACGTGGGGTTCAG GTCCACCGACCAAGGGGAGTTCTGGAGACTCTTGCAACCCGGCAGCTACACGCTCATTGTCAGCGCCAAAGGCTACCTGCCGACGGCCGTGACCGTGAACGTGCCCGAGTACGCACAGCAGGAAGCGCCCATCGCGGTCGTCATGAGACCGTCCCTCTACCCAGCCAGGATCCTCCCAATCGACAGCTACAGTACCGAGAAGACTATTCCTGAGAAGCGCGGCGGCAGTGCTGACACGGCGTCAGCGGTCGGCGTCGTTGCTGGCTACGGCTTGTGCGTACTGGTGCATGCGCTTGCTCTGTGCGTCGTCGCGGCTTGCCGTGGCTGCTCGACTTCGTTCTGA
- the LOC119463771 gene encoding respirasome Complex Assembly Factor 1-like, whose product MNQRRKQVERNGHAKGNLSSVWVRAFTPNSEWPDKDEFLDVLYWSRQILGILLGLAWGLVPLKGFLGIALFFCVNTVLVYGYTSSFQKVDDEEYGGVWELVKEGFVTSFAGFLVTWIMIYSAMQYD is encoded by the exons ATGAATCAAAGGCGGAAACAAGTAGAGAGAAATGGCCATGCTAAAGGAAACTTATCCTCTGTATGGGTACGAGCGTTCACGCCGAACTCCGAATGGCCCGACAAG GACGAATTTCTCGACGTCCTGTACTGGTCACGACAAATCCTCGGAATTCTCCTTGGGCTGGCGTGGGGCCTGGTGCCACTTAAAGGATTCTTAGGAATCGCATT GTTCTTCTGTGTTAACACAGTACTTGTGTATGGCTACACGAGCTCATTCCAAAAGGTGGATGATGAAGAGTATGGTGGTGTGTGGGAACTTGTAAAAGAAGGTTTTGTCACATCATTTGCAGGCTTTTTG GTAACATGGATTATGATCTATTCTGCAATGCAATATGACTGA